AGTTGAAGTGAGTAGATTGGATTACCTCTCTGTAAAAAATTGGATCCAAACATTATTAGGAACAAGTCAGAGAAGTCGCAGAACAGATATCCGTTCCGTGAACATGAGTATTTCAACAAGCATGTGATCTAGAGACTTAGATTGAAATATGGGGCGAGTGCTTGTACAacaattctttttttttaaaaaaaacctggTCCCTAGAAAGCAAAGAGCCGGTCATTACCCCATGGTCCAAAATCGAGCCAGGGCTTTTGAGATGGAACCTAGGACAACAAACCTCCGGAAGGCCAAGAAGTCAGAAGGTTCACCCGTCTAAGTCGCATTGATGAAACCCAGACGCCCAAATAAGGTACCAGACGCTAGAAAAGACAATCGAATTGTAAAATACAAGAGTGGAAAtcacaaaacaaaaaaccgcattgcaaaaccaatgAATATCAAGACAAAGCAGCCCACACAATCCGAAGTATATCCACGACGCAAAGTTTAAACCGGCATGGGTTTGCCCCACAAACTCAAATAAATGAAGTGGAATTTGAGAAAATTATCAATCATAGTcacgtaaaaaaaaaaaacaggtgGAGATGTTTTCCCAGAGAGCCGCTTTTCTCGGTGGAGAGTCGGCTCTTCCCGAATTTTCTGAAATAGTTCCAGATGGAGTCTTCCGCGCCAAGAGGGATAGGAGAGAGCGGGATGGGAAACCTTCGAAAATGCCCTTAACCGAGTTTCAGATGTGcaattttgattttgagtACCCGGGAGGCCCAAAGGATCGACAAACGTTCAGACAATCATCGAGCAGACGAGCAAAGGATACATTTGCCAACCACCACAATGAAGCGGTCGTGTGGGCTGTCGTTGCAGGTGCCATTGTCTTTTGTCCCCTCCATTTCAGTGCGAAGAAAGTGGGCGGCGGGATTGGAGCAGGTGGAATAAATGTAATAGTTTTTGAAAAAGTTGCACATCTCGATCCCATCGACCGCTTCGATCTGGAGGATGTGCGATGCCGGTGAATTGGGGAGGGTTGTGGAGTTGGGTGCGATGGCCAGAGGCAAATAGCACCGGAGAAGGAGAGTCAGAGTGAGTTGAACCCGTTTTAAACGATTGGATTATGACGGATGAGAGGTAGATATTCATGAAGATGTAGAGAGTAGAAAAATGTGCAACGCAGATGGAGGCTTCGACCAGATATAAAAGTAGTTTGCTTTGGAGAGTGGATGCTATGAAACCGAATGGCACGGAAATAGATAAAACAAAACAATATTAAAATTAAATTAAAAGATAAAACACGAAAAGAAAATAAATTAAAAGGAAAATCCAGaaaattcaagaaaatccaaagacATTCAGCAGAAATTTACTTCCATCCATAAGGATGGGTAAAGATGCAGTCtacagtactccgtactgcaCGGCATCCTCCCCACCATCCCCACCCCCCCTAACAACCCTTGTCAAGAGAAGCGGGTCTTGCATAATGAAAGCCTTTAATGTGTGTGATCGTTGGAAgggaaattttttttttaagctTTGAGTTCCTTTTGTGCATTCATTTAAAAGGGAAGGCTTGGTCGGAAAATCAGGAGAAGGCCTCGGGAGCATCACAAAACATCGGGTAGATGGGAGATCGACACGGTTCCTCGCAGCCGTTGATGCTTCTAAATTCACACGTGGCGCTAGTCGGGATCTTCATGCATGAGACAAGTACCTTCGGCAATCTCTCAAATCTTGTGTGAGAACTGAAGCCAAATGGGCATAGCCTTAGCACTGCTAGttcgttttttttaaaaaaaaaactttcaCGAGTCAGGACAAGAAGGATTTCTCTGGTGAGTAGAGAGTCTGGTGACGATAGTTGTGACATTGTGCAAGATTGGGCCTGCTGAAAAACCGGAGAAAGGATGTATTTGGCAATCGGAGCCGGTGACAGGGTCTAATAATCACGCGGAGGGGGgttttttctatttttttttcctttttgattTATTTTTTTATGGATTAAAAAGAACGGAGCTTCGTGCCTGGGCTTCTGAGCCACATAAAAATCGACCTTGCGGGACAGCTCCCACTAAGTTGAGCCCTAATCAGATTTGAAGGGTTTCGAATATTGTAGCGTTCATGATCCTAGATTGAAAAGGACGATTGTTCGAGATAAAGACCAGGAATCGAGTACACAACTATCGCAAATCGAACAAAGAATTGGTAAAGGAATGCGACCAGGACGCAGATTGACTAGTCAGGGTTGTTCAAGGTAGTAGTGATGATGGCAGCAGACTAAAAGATTGGAGAGCTTGTATTCGATCCATTGTATACGGAAAAAAGCTGTTCGTCGTCCTTATGAAACCTGTATGCCGCAAATGAGAAATTTAATAGAAAGGGGGGTGTACACGCCGTAACAGTGTTAGAGCCTTCTGTTTTACGTTAGAATCAAAGACCCCAGAAGCCACGCTGTATATATGAAACCTTGTGCAAATAGAAACCTTCCATTTATGCCCCCTTCGGTTGCTTGGTAGCCGGTGGTTAGGCAATCTACATCACACATACTCCGTATTCAATATCTGTCTTTACCTAGATGGGCCACTCATCGGGGAAACTGTTTCATTAAGATCAAACCAACTGTTCTGCAGGATTGCATCGCTGTACCCGTTATTAGAGACAATTTATCCTAACTGGCCAGCTGGTCTAGTGAACAAGTGGTTGAGAGGATCAGATCGACGAGCAGTAGATGGTGTGTCAGCAGGCCTGGATTGGTAAACCTCAGTCCTAAAACAGGTGATGGTGCGACAAGGCCCCAGTTGCATGGTGAAAAGAGATCAGTCCACATACAGAAGTCTGATTCTATGGACGATACATCCCTGGTACATAGGGAAGTCGGGGATTACAGAAGCCAAGGGAACAGATAAAGATCAAAAACAGAGATAGATTGCAGCCTAACTAACAAACCTCATCTAGCCCCAAGCCTAAAGACTCCAGTCCAATAATAATGGCCAGCACGGCACCACATGGGGCGTTGCCCTGGTCTTTACCGCATTGCAAGTACATCGAAATGTGGAGACCGAAAAGTAGCCGTAAGTAGGTTGTAGTAGCTTGCCGCAGCATCTGGTAGAGCCTCGTCAATGTCGAGTAATGTCTCTGAATTGGGttgaaaagatcaaatggTGCAGAGAATGTTGCTGTGCCGTGACCCCTTCTAATGTATCATTGACATGGCGCGTTTTGATACTCCGTAGTTCGGCTTGGGCCGAGTTCGGACCCGAGTCACATGGGATTTTCCGGGTCATTGCCTTTTTGATCTAGCGTTTCCGATCGATTTCCGAATGACTAAGAGCGTGTCCACGGCAGCTCTGGACCTCGGGAGATAACCTAGCAACGACGCTAAACCTACAAAGGCGATTGCAATCCCGTGATCTTGAAAGCGAAAACTGAGACACTTCCCCCTCGCATCAACGGTTCACACAGGAGTGATCCGACCTTCGATATTCGCTACAAGGGGCTATTGGCCGATTGAAACAGTGCCGCCGGAGTGCAGAAAGAGCCACGCGGCTATCGGCGACCGAAAGACCTACCGTCATCTCCTCCGCCATCCCACCGTTGTGGAGCCGTTGTCCACACACTCTCGACATTCGCGACCCGCCACCGCAACTGGAACTCCAACCGTTTATTGTCGCACTGCTTAAAGTCTTAGTGACCAAGCATCATGGGTTTCGGTCAGTTTGACACGATCTGCGAGAAGGCGCCCATGCCTTTGTGCTCCTTGGTGGGCCCAGCGTCGACGATCTCCGGGTCAACAGGCATCATATCCAACTGCTATGCGCGGAACATTGAGCTTGCAAATACAATCATATTTGAGGGTGCCGCGTGCTTCATGCATATCATGGCACTTAGCATGACAGTGATCATGATCTTGCACGTTCGGTCCAAGTTTACTGCCGTCGGTTCGTTTACTCCCTATTTGCTCACACTCGGCGCAAACTAGTTAACTTTTCCACTACTGCTAGGCCGTAAAGAGATCATCACCTTCTTCTACATCTACCTAGCTCTGAcacttttctctcttctcatTGACGCAGGTGTCGTTCCGCCAGGGAGCGGCCCGTTCCCGTACTTCGTGGCTGTTCAGAACGGCTTGACATCTGCACTTTGCACCTGTCTTCTCGTCAACGGGTTTGTCGGCTTCCAGCTGTACGAAGATGGCACAGCCCTCTCCGTGTGGTTGATCCGAGTCCCCTCCGCAGCGATGTTCGCTCTTTCATTTGTGATATCGCTGGCGACTTTCAAGTCATGGGGTTCGATGGGCCCCAAGAATACTACGGGGCTGTTCGTGGTGCTGTACCTACTGAACGCCATCTCCATCGCTGTGTACTTGGTCATGCAATTGCTCCTAGTTGCGAATACATTGGATGACCGCTGGCCGCTGGGCAATCTCTCCTTTGGTGTGCTCGTCTTCATTATTGGCCAGGTTCTCTTGTATCAGTTTAGCGACACTATCTGCAACAACGTGAAGCATTATTTGGACGGCCTTTTCTTCGCTACATTCTGCAATCTCCTCGCTGTCATGATGATATACAAGGCAAGTTCATGTTTCGAGCTTGTGGCGATGGTCCTGCTAACTTTCTCTAGTTTTGGGACTCGATCACGAAGGAGGATCTGGAATTTTCTGTCGGTGTCAAGCCAAACACCTGGGAGGTTAAGGACCACTTATCTGAAGAAGAGCGCCGAGCGACTGTCTATCCTGACAATAACTCTGAGTATGCGGGTAGCCTGTACCACCATCGCTCCTCAACGTACGGTCATCAAAATTATTGACCCGTCTTGCCTCTTTACTTCTTTCGTGTTTCAAATTATTATTCTAATTCCAGCGCTGCATATGTGACTATTGACCTCACAACACCTCATTTATTTCTTAAACTTTTTCCATGGAAATTCAAATACTTCCATCAGTTTTGGCGTGCTAAATCATCCTCTAGGTCATGGACATAAATTATCTCATCGTATCAAAGATAATGTGGTGAAATGTCGTCGGCATATTCGAAGCATTTTCCCGCCTTTTCCTGCCGTCTTTCCAGAGATCttgagaaggagaaagatATCTAAAAAGGCGCCTAAATTTGTAACTTTTACTCCGTAAATGGATTGTTATTGACCAACTTGGAATGCAATCTCTGGGAGATATTTTCGCTTCTGGCTCTTCCGAGCTTTAAGGTTTGGCGTCGAGACATTTATCACTAGCgttttttttcgtttttATACAACACACGAGAAAGAACTCCATTTTGAACTCAATTTGCATTGCTGATATCTCGACCGCACATCATAGGTTCTCTCTATTGTATGTCTCGGACTTGGCCTGCTCCGTTTCGACCTAGCACTAAGTCCATTTAGGAGAAATTGGCGTCCATCATTTCTCTGCAAACTGTTTTCGAGGCACTAGACCGTCAGAGATAGACTACACAGCAAGAAGCTGCACGGATGATGTAAAAAATGCGCAAGAATAAGTTAGAAGTGCTACCATGCATTTATATTGCATCCTTCCGTGGCATTTGGCGGCTGTGCAAAACGTCTGAAGCAAATCCCGAACATCTCGGAGCCGCGTCACATCGGTTCAAGGGTGTGATCAGTAGGCAGACGATCGTTGATAGAGTGAAACAGGCGATTTATTCCAGGACTGTCACGTTCCACAGTGAAGAAAGAGCCCACTGAGACAACTTCGGGCACCACTGCTAAGAAAGGCAAAGTGGAGCGAATACGGCGGCGACGCCTCGTTCTGGACGTTGCGGGATGATCAAGGCCCGTTGAGGTTTTTCTTGCCTGCGGAGAACAAATCTCGATACCGTGGTAGTCAGGATTTTGTGCATACAATTCGCTGTGGCCTAGTACAGTGCACGCGACCAAAGTCTAAGTAAGTGGTCAGGGGAGGGGTCTCATGGGTAGAGTTCTCGTAGAACGTTCTTAAACGGCATTTAAAACAAGGGGAAGTTGTGGAACAGCATGTTCACATCGGTATTTGTGATTTCAGTCAACGACGACAACGTCATCACCATCCATGAAGTCCCCCGTCTGTTTGGGCTTTTGTGTCTTGTGTTCCACGTGGTTGCTTAATGTCATCTTTCTTCGTCGGATCGGTGGATGAATCATACCAGCCCTTGTCTATCGACTTAACCAAGACCGCGCACGCTTCACTAAGCATTGCGAAAAATGCAGGATTCTCTTTGGACAGAAACATGGTAATATGTGCGCTAGTTTCGTCAGTAGCCTGGTCGTTAATTGCCCTGGTCCACAAAAGTCCTGGACTTTGGGATTCCTCCCCACGTTCCACCTCCGCTGGCAATGCACAGAACGTCCTATTCCTCGACCTGATGATTTTTTGACTGAATGATGTTTTATTTGCTGATGTGTTTTCAACCAGACTCGTCGCACCTTTTCCAAGACATGTGTAGAAGTTCACACACCCAATTCCACGTTCTTCTTTGACATTCGACAATTGCACGAGACGCTGGTGCAATTCCGACGTGCGCGCGAGACAACTGACAAACTCAAGGTGCGACGATACCCATCCAAACCCTTCTGTGAGCTTCTGGCGCTGCGTATACATGGCTGCGCCGCCAGCGGCAACAGCACCAGCCGCGCCGGCGAACATAGCATACTTACCCCATCGTTGCCAGGAAGGTTTTGCAGCGGCATCGGGTGGGGAAGGTAATACTTGGGCTGACTTTTGTGAGGGTACATGGGTGGTTCCCTGGTTTGATACATCGCCCTTCCCACCGTAACCGAACAATCCTGCAACCTCGGAGAAGGTGTTGTAGGCAGTTGCAGCATTGCGGTAGTGACCTTCTGCGCCGTATGAAACGACTCCTGGTGCTATTCCCAGGAATGGAGTATCAAATGCAATCACTCCTTGTATATGAGGGAACATGAAAGTACCCTGTTCCATGATAGATTCGATACAACCTGTCAACCCGGGCTGTGTATTTGAAGTCGGATTTCGAGTAATCGGTTGTTCCGCTGCCAAAAGAAGGAGAGCCTCCGCTCCTACTATCCCTCCCATTGAGTGACCGATGAGAACAACATGGACCGAGGGATCGACAGTGGGCGATGCGGTATGGTTGGCAACTTCGAGATCAATCACAGTATCTTGCAACCTGCAAAGGTTAAACACTGTCAGTCAGCTAAGCTTGTATCTATTTACATAAGAGATAGAGCCATGCCTTACCAATCTCGCAATCTCGCCACGCATTCTTTCAGGTCGCCTTTAGTCTCATACTTCGGGTAGACAGCAGTGGCGACCTCAATCGCAGGAAGTGCTTTGCTTGCGAGGACGCGCAAATGCTTAGGGAACGTGCCAAAAGTATCATCGCCGCCCTAGAATCGGAATTAGTCAGTCAACGTAAGTTTCAGGCTAGAAACAAATATCCTTGAGCTGAGATCTATGGTCTATTGCGAGTGTCCACGTCTTCAGCAAACAGGCAATTAGCATACCTTAAAGCCGTGAATAAAGACGAGTAGCAGAGTCTTTCTCATTTTGAAATCCTCAATCCTCAGACAGTCATATTCATAAAATAAACATAAAGAGTGACTCGACCAAGCTGTGGATAAGAGAAAGCCAAGACCGGCCTCTCCGTCTCCCGGGCTCCAGGGGGGCTCCAGGGCTGTTGATTTGAATTACGTCATGATATTCAACCACGTGACTAGGCAGCACGGCCATATTTTCATCTGAAGTCAATACGAAGATTCCAATTCTGTAAACATTTTTGTAGGTTTTACCCAGCTGAATAGTACTCTTTTGTTCAAATTTAAATTTCTATTTCGTTCGACTTTTGGATGCTACAAAATATTTATCCCGAAAGACCACATGGACCCAAACGCTTCATTCCAACTCAAAAACTCCACTTTGATCCGGAAATCCGGCATATGTCTCATCCCCAACGCCATATTAAAGACAATGCTTCCAAATTTGTGGCCGACCCTCAGAGTTGACCCTGGCTCAATATCGAACTTAGTATGACACGGCACACGCGGTGACATGACCAGGCCGCAAGCTTTCCATGCCACTGCCGGTATGCCCAATGGCATTACCAGTTGCAGAAGGGGCGCAAGATTCCTTCGTACTCGGTGGTGGAACGGTTGCCCCGGGAGCGGTGCTAACAAGTCCCTTGGATACAGCAAAGCAGGAAGAGCGATCGTGGTTGAGATTCTCGCCAtagaattcatcgagaaTTGGGTGAAGCATAACAGTCTGCTTGTGAATGGTGACAACTGAGTTGGTTGGGACTGATACCCAATTGTCTGTGTATAGAATTAGTATATGTCCATAGGTATGGAGAGAGGGAAGGGTTCTCACGTCGTTCAAAGGTGATGGGCTCACTAGCCACGAGGACAATGTCGGCACCTTTATCGTGTCGCTCCATCTTGAAGTGTCCTTTCGTTTCACCTTCCTTCCACTTGGTACCAGAAGAGAAATACAAGCTGGCAGGTTCGTCTGTTTTGCTGCTGACGTACCGAGTGCAAACAACAGTATGGCCATCTGTCACAGCAAAGTTCAACAAACTCCGAGTCTCAACTCCGGTGACATTGTATCGCTTTGGAATTTCCTTGACCATTTCATTGATTCTTGCAATTGTCTTCATCAAAACACGACGTAGTAGAGCCTGTCCGAATCCCTCAGGACCGGGGTCAGAGCTTGGATCGACTCCTTCTTTTTCTAACAGGTCAAGGAACAGGGCGAATGCCCACTCACTGTCGGTGCCACCTTTCACACCTAAGTACCACTTGTCGGCTAGTGAGCTTCCTAGCGTACGCTTGATGTAGCTCCATCCGCCGATACCGCCATTATGCATCCACATCAGGGACTGGTGCTGAAATGGGTGGCAATTGTTCTCGGCAAGAGCGCCCTCGGTTGTTGCGCGCACATGCGCAAATATCAGCTTCGAGCAGGTCTTTGCAGCGAGTCGCTCTAGATTCTCACAATTCCAGGCAGGCAGTGTTGAAGTAAAGATGCAAGGTTCTGGTCCAAGCTTGGGATCTGTGTAGAACCCCACGCCGAAGCCGTCGCCGTTGACAGGACGGCGATTATCCTTGATACTAAATGTCAGTAGGCTGCGACATGCTAACCACGTAGGTCTGACCCAGCGAGATAGGATAACCTACCAGTCTCAGACGTGAATCGTATGATTGAGTAAGGATTGAATGACTTGGCTCAGTTACCAGCTTACTGAGACGGATCTCGTTTCGCCCTTTGTATATCTGATCGAGGTATTAGCTTTGGGCCCAAATGCTTGGAGGGGTGAGCCTGACCAGGAATCGACACATGTTTCGTCTGGATCAAACGCAATCGAGATGAAACAGTATCAAATCCCACCTTCAACTTTACTATTAACTTCAAGATGTATACCAAACTTGTAGTTTGAGCGAAGCGAAAGGATGTATGGGTGTCGGGGCGGATGAAGAGTTACGGATTATAGGGAACCGGTGAGGTGCCTAAATGTCAACCACGATCTTACAgtccaagaagaagatatTGGAGCTGTAAGTTTTGCCACGGATTGTAAGGAGGGAAGGTTGTTTTCCCTCGAAATCAACACAAAAGAATAGTCACTCCCCCTGCACAGCACGTCATCTATCACGTGACCAGTCTGTTACGGGAAGCCACACGGCCACTTGCGCAAGTCACGGGGACTGTTGGTTGTGCTTGATGTCACATGTGCAGTGATCCGAGGTCATCACCTTATCTCCATTCTCTATTGAATGCTACCACAACAATAATGAGTGGGAGGATACTCTCCCATCGGCTAGGACCGCTATTGCGGAACGGTCACCTAACTCGCCATATTCATAATGCAGGCTCAAGGACCGGCGGCCTATTACGCGCAGATGGTGGCGCTGCACTCAGAGGACGTGCATGGCCGGTGGGTGCAAATGCCATTCACAATGTCCCTGCTGTTCGATCTATCTCGTTTGCTCGCATGATTCCGAAGCTGGCACTCAAGCTTGTCAGGATTCCGGCCATGTTTGGCGGTGCAACAATCGCGGGTCTAGCTTATTTCCAATACCAAGCAACTCGTATGTCTGTCATGGATGAATATCTCCGCAAGCGAAATCTCATGCTGATTTAATCTCACAGAGGCGGGTAACTATGTGATGGATGTCTTCAAGCAAGCCTCGGAGACAGCGGGGAACACAGCTTCCACCTTGTTCCAGGGACTGCAGGATATAGCGGATCAGACACAACGCGGGTGGGATAAGACTACGGGAGACATCGAAATACCCGACTGGCTGCAGAAGATTCTACGTCCTGACGAGGAGTCTGAGTCTGGAAAGGGCGATTCATCAGGTGGTGGAGGCAAGAAGCCGAAACAAAGTCGGGCTGCCACTGCTGCCGCCGCTACTACTATGGCGTTTGGATATGATCAATCGGGGGAAAAAGATCTACGGCCGGAGAGGGATGCAG
The nucleotide sequence above comes from Penicillium digitatum chromosome 1, complete sequence. Encoded proteins:
- a CDS encoding Chitin synthase export chaperone; amino-acid sequence: MGFGQFDTICEKAPMPLCSLVGPASTISGSTGIISNCYARNIELANTIIFEGAACFMHIMALSMTVIMILHVRSKFTAVGRKEIITFFYIYLALTLFSLLIDAGVVPPGSGPFPYFVAVQNGLTSALCTCLLVNGFVGFQLYEDGTALSVWLIRVPSAAMFALSFVISLATFKSWGSMGPKNTTGLFVVLYLLNAISIAVYLVMQLLLVANTLDDRWPLGNLSFGVLVFIIGQVLLYQFSDTICNNVKHYLDGLFFATFCNLLAVMMIYKFWDSITKEDLEFSVGVKPNTWEVKDHLSEEERRATVYPDNNSEYAGSLYHHRSSTYGHQNY
- a CDS encoding putative glutamine amidotransferase type 2 yields the protein MRKTLLLVFIHGFKGGDDTFGTFPKHLRVLASKALPAIEVATAVYPKYETKGDLKECVARLRDWLQDTVIDLEVANHTASPTVDPSVHVVLIGHSMGGIVGAEALLLLAAEQPITRNPTSNTQPGLTGCIESIMEQGTFMFPHIQGVIAFDTPFLGIAPGVVSYGAEGHYRNAATAYNTFSEVAGLFGYGGKGDVSNQGTTHVPSQKSAQVLPSPPDAAAKPSWQRWGKYAMFAGAAGAVAAGGAAMYTQRQKLTEGFGWVSSHLEFVSCLARTSELHQRLVQLSNVKEERGIGAHITMFLSKENPAFFAMLSEACAVLVKSIDKGWYDSSTDPTKKDDIKQPRGTQDTKAQTDGGLHGW
- a CDS encoding Glutamine amidotransferase, putative, with product MCRFLIYKGRNEIRLSKLVTEPSHSILTQSYDSRLRLDNRRPVNGDGFGVGFYTDPKLGPEPCIFTSTLPAWNCENLERLAAKTCSKLIFAHVRATTEGALAENNCHPFQHQSLMWMHNGGIGGWSYIKRTLGSSLADKWYLGVKGGTDSEWAFALFLDLLEKEGVDPSSDPGPEGFGQALLRRVLMKTIARINEMVKEIPKRYNVTGVETRSLLNFAVTDGHTVVCTRYVSSKTDEPASLYFSSGTKWKEGETKGHFKMERHDKGADIVLVASEPITFERHNWVSVPTNSVVTIHKQTVMLHPILDEFYGENLNHDRSSCFAVSKGLVSTAPGATVPPPSTKESCAPSATGNAIGHTGSGMESLRPGHVTACAVSY